CGGCGTGGACTCAAATGTAAAGGTATGAAATTTTATTATACTTTTGCGTAAGGCGAGTAAATTATTATTTTGTTGATCCTGCTCCTAAAATTTTTTTGGCAGATTTATACTTTTGTAACTGTTTGATTACCAATAGTTTTAAAACCCATTATTTCTATAAAAGTGGTTTTTAGGAATTGTCTTACATATAAAATAAAACTATACAATGATACATAACCTTATAGAGCAGTCACTCAAGAATAAATTTTTGGTAATAATAGTAGTTTTAGCACTCTTTGCATGGGGGTTATATTCTTTAGAAAAAAATCCTATAGATGCAATACCGGATTTGAGTGAAAATCAGGTTATTATTTTTACAGAATGGGAAGGAAGGTCTCCTCAGATTATAGAAGACCAGGTAACATATCCTTTAGTAAGTAATTTACAAGGGATACCGAAAATTAAAGATATACGAGCCTCTTCTATGTTTGGAATGAGCTTTATATATGTAATATTTGAAGATGCAATAGATATTTATTGGGCAAGAACGAGGGTTTTAGAACGTCTTAATTACGCACAGCGGTTACTTCCTGATGGTGTAGTTCCTACTATTGGTCCTGATGGTACGGGTGTTGGGCATATATATTGGTATCATTTAGAAGCACCGAGTATAGAATTAGGAGAACAACGTGCTTTGCAAGATTGGTATATAAAATTAGCTCTGCAAACGGTTCCAGGTGTGGCTGAAGTGGCTTCTTTTGGTGGTTTTGAAAAACAATATCAAATTATCATTGACCCTCTTAAACTTCAATTTTATAATGTATCTCTTACAGATATTATTAATAAAGTAAAAACAAACAATAACGATGTGGGAGGAAGAAAATTTGAAATGAGTGACATAGGCTACATTATCCGGGGCTTAGGATATATAAAAAACAAAGAAGATATTGAAAATATAGCAATACAAACCTCTGATGGCATTCCTTTACGAATAAAAGATATTGGATATGTGCAGATGGGTGGTGATTTACGATTAGGTATATTTGACCAAAATGGAAAAGGAGAAGTAGTAGGTGGCATAATTGTGATGCGGTATAATGAAAATGCGGATAAAGTAATAGGAGCGGTGAAAAAAAAATTAAAAGAAATAGAAAAAGGGCTTCCAAAAGGTGTCTCTTTCAAAACTTCATACGACAGAAGCACGCTCATCCAAGATGCTATACATGTTATAAAGAATGTGTTGATAGAAGAAATTATCACCGTATCTTTCGTCGTGTTATTATTTTTATTTCATGGGAGAAGTGCCTTTATTATTATAGTACAATTGCCAATATCTGTTGGTATAAGTTTTATTCTCTTAGAAACATTTCATATTTCCTCTAACCTTATGTCCTTAACAGGAATAGCACTTGCTATAAGTGTGGTGGTAGATGATGGAATTGTGATGGTGGAAAATGCTTATAGACATATATCCGAAGAACAAAATTCTCAAGCCCATTAATTTTTTAAATCCCTTGAAACAAGATATAAGACAACTGACATTAGCGGAATTAAAAATATTTCTGCAACAAAACGGAGAAAAAGAATATAAAGCAAATCAAATAGAAGAATGGATTTGGAAAAATAATATACGCGATTTTAACTTAATGAGCAACATATCTCAAAAAGTCCGAGATCTCCTTACCAACCATTTTTCTATCCCCTTCCTGCACATTCACTCGCAACAACAAGCAATAGATGACACTATAAAATATGCTTTTATGCTACCCGATTCCAATCTCGTAGAAGGAGTTCTTATCCCCACGGAGAACAGAACTACCGCCTGCGTTTCCTCACAAGTAGGATGCTCTCTCTCTTGTAAATTCTGTGCCACAGGATATATGAAAAAAAAAAGAAACCTACACGCCTCCGAAATATACGACCAAGTGGTAATGATACAAAAACAATCTCTAGAAAAATATAATTCCCCTCTCTCTAACATAGTATATATGGGAATGGGAGAGCCGCTTCTCAATTATGCTCAAGTGATGATGAGCATAGAAAAACTCACCTCCCCAAAAACAGGACTCGGACTATCCCCGAAAAGAATTACCCTCTCCACATCAGGAATAGCAAAGATGATACAAAAATTAGCAGACGATGCCGTAAAATTTAACCTTGCCCTTTCCCTCCACGCCGCAAATGATACCAAAAGAAACTCCATTATGGCTATCAATGAATCCAATAATATCAAAACACTGATAGAAGCACTGAGATACTTTTATGTCAAAACAAAAAATAAAATAACTTTTGAATACATACTATTTGCTGATTGGAACGATTCTCTCAAAGATGCTCAAGAACTTTTTTTACTTACCAAACATTTTCCCGTAAAAATAAATATAATAGAATATAATCCCATACAAGAAGCATCTTTTCAAAAAGCAGAACCCGAAGCATTAGAAAAATTCAAAGAATATCTTCAAAAAAAAGAAGTAATTGTAAATGTCCGAAGAAGCAGAGGAAAAGATATAGCCGCTGCCTGCGGGCAATTGGCATCAAAAGAAAGCATACAATAGACCCATATACAAATAGAAGAACCCTTATAATGTAAAAAAACTATAGAAGAACAAAAGAAAACAATGCACTCTATTCTGAAAAAAATAATAAATAAACTTCACAAAATACACATACTATGAAACCATTAAAAAAACATGAAAAAAATTATGAACACGTAAAAGAATCTGCTCACTGGATTCTTTCACGAACTCATGTAAGACCTAAAATAGGAATTGTGCTGGGAACAGGATTACAAAATTTAGTAAATTGTGTGGAAATAGAAACAGAACTCCTCTATCAAGATATTCCTCATTTCTCTACTCCCACTCTGGATTTTCATAAGGGAAAACTCATCCTTGGCTCTTTTGAAAATAAACAAGTAGTCATTATGCAGGGGAGATTTCATTATTATGAAGGGTATTCATTACACGATATTACCTTTCCCATACGAGTTATGAAAGTTTTAGGAGTGGAAAAACTTTTTATATCCAATGCTTCAGGAGCATTACATCCTCCTTTTGAAAAAAGTGACTTGGTCATCATAAAAGACCATATAAGCTTTTTAGGAAAAAATCCATTGCGAGGCAAAAACATGGACGAAATGGGTGATAGATTCCCCGACATGAGCGAACCATACAATACAGAACTTATAGAAAAAGCCATTTTTTTAGGAAAAAAAGAAAACATACCTCTTAAAACAGGAACTTATATCTACGTCCCAGGTCCAAGTTTAGAAACCCCCGCAGAATATAAAATACTCGGAACTATGGCTGATATAGTAGGAATGTCTACCGTCCCTGAAGTTATTGTTGCAAAGCATTGTAATATGGATGTTTTTGGAATATCTATTGTTTCCGATATAGGATATGGTATTTTGAAAAAAGTCCTTATCCCCGAAATTATTGCATCAGTGCAAAAAGCCGAACCTCATTTTATAAAACTATTACAAGTTCTCATTCGCTCCATTCCTTCTTAATAATATTGTTATAAAAAAACTCTCTCTATGAAAAAAAAAACTTTCTCTCACAAAAGTATACCTTTCAAAGAAAAAGAAAAAAAAATTACCAAAGAAAACATCTTAAATACCGCTTCTTTTCCTTTCTCGTATAATAAAAAATGGTTTGTGTATGCAGGAATAATAGCATTAGGAGGATTTTTAATCTATTCTCCTATTTTATTTTTTGGATTTGTCGGGTTAGATGATATAGGTTTTATTGTAGATGACCAGACCTATTTCAGCAATATTGGAAATCTTTTCAAAGGATTTTATTTCTCCTATTCTTTAGATTACCATAGACCTATGCTTTTCAGCTCTTTTATCATAGATGCTCAAATAGGAAAAACAGAGCCATTTATCTACCACTTCTCTAATATCATATATCACCTTGTAGCTTGTATTTTATTGTTCCAACTCCTCTGTTTATTGAAATACGATGTCTTTCTTTCTTTCTTAACCACCCTTTTATTTACAGTCCATCCCTTATTTGTGCAAGCGGTCGCTTGGATTTT
This genomic window from Chitinophagaceae bacterium contains:
- the rlmN gene encoding 23S rRNA (adenine(2503)-C(2))-methyltransferase RlmN — its product is MKQDIRQLTLAELKIFLQQNGEKEYKANQIEEWIWKNNIRDFNLMSNISQKVRDLLTNHFSIPFLHIHSQQQAIDDTIKYAFMLPDSNLVEGVLIPTENRTTACVSSQVGCSLSCKFCATGYMKKKRNLHASEIYDQVVMIQKQSLEKYNSPLSNIVYMGMGEPLLNYAQVMMSIEKLTSPKTGLGLSPKRITLSTSGIAKMIQKLADDAVKFNLALSLHAANDTKRNSIMAINESNNIKTLIEALRYFYVKTKNKITFEYILFADWNDSLKDAQELFLLTKHFPVKINIIEYNPIQEASFQKAEPEALEKFKEYLQKKEVIVNVRRSRGKDIAAACGQLASKESIQ
- a CDS encoding purine-nucleoside phosphorylase, coding for MKPLKKHEKNYEHVKESAHWILSRTHVRPKIGIVLGTGLQNLVNCVEIETELLYQDIPHFSTPTLDFHKGKLILGSFENKQVVIMQGRFHYYEGYSLHDITFPIRVMKVLGVEKLFISNASGALHPPFEKSDLVIIKDHISFLGKNPLRGKNMDEMGDRFPDMSEPYNTELIEKAIFLGKKENIPLKTGTYIYVPGPSLETPAEYKILGTMADIVGMSTVPEVIVAKHCNMDVFGISIVSDIGYGILKKVLIPEIIASVQKAEPHFIKLLQVLIRSIPS
- a CDS encoding efflux RND transporter permease subunit, translated to MIHNLIEQSLKNKFLVIIVVLALFAWGLYSLEKNPIDAIPDLSENQVIIFTEWEGRSPQIIEDQVTYPLVSNLQGIPKIKDIRASSMFGMSFIYVIFEDAIDIYWARTRVLERLNYAQRLLPDGVVPTIGPDGTGVGHIYWYHLEAPSIELGEQRALQDWYIKLALQTVPGVAEVASFGGFEKQYQIIIDPLKLQFYNVSLTDIINKVKTNNNDVGGRKFEMSDIGYIIRGLGYIKNKEDIENIAIQTSDGIPLRIKDIGYVQMGGDLRLGIFDQNGKGEVVGGIIVMRYNENADKVIGAVKKKLKEIEKGLPKGVSFKTSYDRSTLIQDAIHVIKNVLIEEIITVSFVVLLFLFHGRSAFIIIVQLPISVGISFILLETFHISSNLMSLTGIALAISVVVDDGIVMVENAYRHISEEQNSQAH